The proteins below come from a single Mercenaria mercenaria strain notata chromosome 3, MADL_Memer_1, whole genome shotgun sequence genomic window:
- the LOC128555545 gene encoding 52 kDa repressor of the inhibitor of the protein kinase-like: MYLPFMDHLLVELDARLLSAEPRFQAQYLIPKQAHLTQEIAEGIFTIYQDDLPGENLYLAEISRWKTRWVGNNEAPSNITQTLNSINMDLYPNVYTILNVFASMPVSTATAER, encoded by the exons ATGTATTTGCCGTTTATGGATCATCTTCTAGTGGAGTTGGATGCAAGGTTACTATCAGCTGAGCCTAGGTTCCAAGCACAATATTTGATCCCGAAGCAAGCTCACCTTACACAGGAAATAGCGGAAGGCATCTTCACTATCTATCAG GATGATCTTCCCGGAGAAAACTTGTATCTGGCAGAGATTAGTCGATGGAAAACACGCTGGGTTGGAAATAATGAGGCCCCGTCCAACATCACCCAAACTCTGAACAGTATAAACATGGACCTTTATCCCAACGTTTATACAATTCTGAACGTGTTTGCTTCCATGCCAGTGTCAACTGCTACAGCTGAGCGATAA
- the LOC128555873 gene encoding putative uncharacterized protein FLJ46204, with translation MTKPHNYTQSLTTTYRISHNHTQSLTTTYRISHNHTQSLTTTHNLLQPHTVSLSQPHIESHNYTVSHNHEWNLLQPHIESHNHTQSLTTTYRITHNHTQSLTNTHNLLQPHTVPLS, from the exons ATGACAA AACCTCACAACTACACACAGTCTCTCACAACCACATACAGAATCTCTCACAACCACACACAGTCTCTCACAACCACATACAGAATCTCTCACAATCACACACAGTCTCTCACAACCACACACAATCTCTTACAACCACACACAGTCTCTCTCTCACAACCACATATAGAATCTCACAACTACACAGTCTCTCACAACCATGAATGGAATCTCTTACAACCACATATAGAATCTCACAACCACACACAGTCTCTCACAACCACATACAGAATCACTCACAACCACACACAGTCTCTCACAAACACACACAATCTCTTACAACCACACACAGTCCCTCTCTCATAA
- the LOC123525139 gene encoding peroxiredoxin-like 2C — MADDKDDIREPADEEGLKVVDELKMSRTEEPEYTVNFEKLRDKIVYDGMGNKVKFGDIYKMQKTIIVFVRHLLDFVTKDYVEDLGMIPLEYLQSSDVRLVVIGPAPYKFISDFKKETGFHYTFYCDPDRELYKELELGQEYEPTDVSKSKHVKQNSFMGVLRGMWKIMRVQEWQGDVKQQGGAFILGPGEVVHYIHIDKNQIDHAPINELLKRAGVQQVSFPKDPRVQEL; from the exons ATGGCTGATGATAAAGATGATATCAGAGAACCAGCTGACGAAGAAGGACTGAAGGTTGTCGATGAACTGAAAATGTCCAGAACTGAGGAACCTGAGTACACAGTGAATTTTGAGAAACTGAGAGACAAAATTGTGTATGATGGGATGGGGAACAAAGTCAAGTTTGGAGACATTTATAAAATGCAAAAGACAATTATTGTATTTGTTCGG CACTTGCTAGATTTTGTGACAAAGGACTATGTAGAAGACCTAGGAATGATTCCACTAGAATACTTACAGTCATCTGATGTTAGATTAGTTGTTATTGGGCCAGCACCTTACAAATTTATCAGT GACTTTAAAAAGGAAACAGGTTTTCACTATACATTCTACTGTGACCCAGACAGGGAGTTATACAAAGAATTAGAATTAGGCCAGGAATATGAACCCACAGATGTTAGCA aaagcaAACATGTGAAGCAGAATTCATTTATGGGTGTACTACGGGGTATGTGGAAGATAATGCGGGTACAGGAATGGCAGGGAGATGTGAAACAACAAGGAGGTGCATTCATACTTGGGCCAG GAGAAGTTGTGCATTACATACATATAGATAAGAACCAGATAGATCATGCACCAATTAATGAGTTACTAAAGAGAGCCGGGGTCCAGCAGGTCAGTTTTCCAAAAGACCCAAGAGTTCAAGAATTATAG